A single genomic interval of Pangasianodon hypophthalmus isolate fPanHyp1 chromosome 8, fPanHyp1.pri, whole genome shotgun sequence harbors:
- the LOC128318683 gene encoding uncharacterized protein LOC128318683: MPPCLSCVERTWVLVSGPGPGNSWSPRSASDGCVPHRMGSGHEWPSCPWSVERPPSHLAHQPPGDAGRVSSSETLSPRPKRPPRVGAHRQHDGGLLHQPPGRSAFAPPLQAGAPDPCVVPREPPLIESGLHPWSSQRGSGRPVEAGAGARGMETPPRGGGAHMAYVRQSPGGSVCDAGDVALSPLVLSDSSSSSWTGCHGTAVAEAASVRLSSGRSAPGSSGESAPGRNSSTVSSPVLAGPSMVLGPDFPPRRLPMGDSDQEGSPLTGGGPSSPPPGAVEAVGVASEGAQLRASGLSTEVVETILQSRAPSTRKLYALKWKLFTSWCGDRRLDPVHCPVGTVLEFLQARLSAGLTHSTLKVYVAAIAACHAPLDGQSVGRHPWVTRFLRGALRIRPPARSRVPSWDLAVVLEALCKPPFEPIEEISDRLLTLKTAFLLAISSLRRVGDLQALSVAPSYLDFAPGLAKAFLYPRAGYVPKVPSSAPRPVMLQAFCPPPFREPDHRKLNCTCPVRALDAYVHRTALWRKADQLLVCFGPPKRGFPASKQTLSRWIVESISLAFESSGLPSPLGVKAHSTRAVAASKAFLAGVSLQDICNAAGWSTPLTFARFYDLDTRATPSSSVLVP, translated from the coding sequence atgccgccgtgccttagctgtgtggagagaacctgggttcttgtctcagggcccggtcctgggaactcctggtcgccgcgtagtgctagcgacggatgcgtccctcaccggatggggagcggtcatgagtggccgtcctgcccgtggtctgtggagcggccgccatctcacttggcacatcaaccgcctggagatgctggccgtgtttctagctctgaaacactttctcccagacctaagaggccgccacgtgttggtgcgcaccgacaacacgacggtggtctcttacatcaaccgccagggaggtctgcgttcgcgccccctttacaggctggcgctccagatccttgtgtggtcccaagggaacctcctctcattgagagcggcctacatccctggtcatctcaacgtgggagcggacgccctgtcgaggcaggggccggtgcccggggaatggagactccaccccgaggtggtggagctcatatggcgtatgttcggcagagcccaggtggatctgtttgcgacgcaggagacgtcgcactgtcccctttggttctctctgattcatccagctcctcttggactggatgccatggtacagccgtggccgaggctgcgtctgtacgcctttcctccggtcgctctgctcccgggagttctggagagagtgcgccgggacggaattcgtctactgttagtagccccgttctggccgggccgagtatggttctcggacctgatttccctcctagacggctccccatgggagattccgatcaggagggatctcctctcacaggcggggggccatcttcacccccgcccggagctgtggaagctgtgggtgtggcctctgagggggcacaactccgcgcttccggtctctcaaccgaggttgtggagaccatcctccagtccagagctccctctacgaggaaactgtacgccctgaagtggaaacttttcacttcctggtgcggagaccgccggcttgaccctgttcactgcccagttggtacagtgctggagttcttgcaggcccgcctctccgcgggactgacccactccaccctgaaggtgtacgtggcggctattgcggcctgccacgcccctctcgatggccagtcagtgggcaggcacccctgggtgacacgtttcctccgcggtgcgctgaggatcagacctccagctcgatctcgggtcccctcgtgggacctggccgtggttttagaggctctctgtaaaccccccttcgagcccatagaggagatttcggaccgtcttctgacgttgaaaactgcctttctcttggcaatttcctctcttaggagagtgggggatcttcaggccctctcggtggccccttcctatttagactttgcgcctggtttggccaaagcattcttgtacccccgagcggggtacgtaccgaaagtcccctcctcggcaccacggccggtcatgctgcaggctttctgtcctcctccctttagggagcccgaccatcggaagctcaattgtacgtgtccagtgcgagcactggacgcgtacgtccacagaactgccctgtggagaaaggcggaccagttgcttgtttgctttggtccccctaagaggggttttcctgcttctaagcagaccctcagccggtggattgtagaatccatttctctggctttcgagtcctctggtctccccagtcccctgggggtcaaggctcactctacccgagcggtggcggcctctaaggcctttctggcgggtgtgtccttacaggacatctgcaacgcggcgggatggtccacgcccctgacctttgctaggttttatgacctagatacccggGCCACTcccagctcctctgtccttgtgccttag